The uncultured Sphaerochaeta sp. genome includes the window CACCTATAGTTGCCTCACTTCCCCAGCTTCTTCCTCCACAATCTTCGCCATATCCAAAGGCAACATCAATCTGCAGGGTGATAGCCACCTCTACAATGGACATCTCCAACGCATCAGGGGTGTTGGATGGAGGAGGATCATAGACATACCCTTGTTGGCTTCTTCCCGTGGGGTCGGCAGGTCTCCTGCTTGCAACCACACAAATTCGCCCCATACTCAACTCGAGCAAGGTGGGAAAATAGTTCGTATAACTTCCAGACCCAGCATTCGCAATCCATCGCTGAACAAACGGTGTATCATCGTAGATGTTGCTGACAAGGCCAGAGTCATAGGCATAGACTCCGAACATTTCCCGCATGGTGGTACGATCGATGACAGTTGCTGGGTCACGCCGAGTGCTGCTATAGAGCACGGAAGACATATCCCCTGCCCCTAGGTGATCGTCCACCTCGTAGTAGATGATACTTGCATGATCATTGTTCTTGATGGTCCCCCCACTCTTGATCGGAGTACTCGCAATTGGATTGGATGCATTATAGGTTCCGAACCCTCCAGGATCAGCAATCTCCTCAATATGGGGATGGTTGTACGGTTCCGGCTGGCTATCTCCCTGTGGAGTATTGAAAATCCCCTGGCTTACCGACCAGTAGATACAGGCGACTGACGACTCAGGATGCTTTCCCTGGTTCAAGAGAAATGGGTCTTTTGGGTCTGGGTTCGTCACAATCGGCCACTCATCACCCGTACTCTCAAGATTGACAAATGTAGGAATAAGACCTGAGCTATGGTTTTTTGCTGCTATACCAGTTCCTGAAATTGGAAAATAACCTTTGTATTCGACCTCTGGGTTTGGCTCTGCCTCTGTGTCGGTATCATAGTCATCATACCCTCCGTCACTCACTGTTGGAACGGCAGATCCATCCCAGGAGTCTGGGCCATCACCATGCTTCAGGTATGCCCACTGCCAGCCCTTATCAGGTGAATCACCCGCTTCGTTCACCATGAAATCCCCTGCCTTGCACTGCCCGTAATCATTGTAGTAGAGCCGAATAGTCCCGAACCCGGAGAGCTCTGCTTCGTAATAGACAAGCTCATAGGCAATACCGGTAAACAGGACTCCTTCAGGGGGTAGGTCATCAACATCGACCTTAAAGGAAGTATCCTTCAGGTCAAATACAGCCAAGGTATCATCAGTTACATCACTGGGGGTGTCATTCGACCCATCAAAGATGACAAAGGAGCCTTCCTTTACCTCCTGCTTTGTTACGGGGGTGTCATCATCCACATACACAGAGAACTCAAGCATATCATCCTCTGTGGGCATCACTTCAGGATAGTGGGAGGTATTGAACCCTGGAAGCTTTTTCATCGGTCCACTTTCATACTCTGAGATATAATCAGTGGACCATGCATTCATGGCATCATAACGCCCTCTGCCATAGATTCCCTTTTCTCCAATCTTCTGCACGGTAGTGTCTGGAATCAATGCGATGTAGCGATAAGCAACCTTGAGACTATCTGGGGTGATGGAAGTAAAGCCACTGTCAGTCTGACTTGCTGCAAGCCAACGGGAGGTTATGCTTTTCTCTGAATCTTCATATGTACCCGCCCTGAAGGAAGACTCTCCATCGGGGGCCCTGGCCAGGGAAAAAACCGTGACATCCTCTTGTTCCTCTTCACCAGGATTGTTGCCGGGATCCTTTTTGCAACCGGCAAGAGAAGCCAGAAGCAACAAGATTAATCCGATACATACTATATAGTGTGTACTTTTTTCCTTCATACTGTTTTCCTCTCCTATCCAAGAACAGTATGGAAGGGAACCATCCAAGGTAATAGCAGGTAAAAGTACCTAGGATTATAGGTATTCCTACCTAGAATTTGTTATCTGTTAGATGGATAGCAATATAATCAATCCATACTCTTTTTTTTCGCTTATTGAGAATAATTCCTTGAATTTGTTGCAATTTGTTGTATTATAAAAGTACCAAAAGAAAGCTCTGCCTTTCTGGAAGCTTCTATGCTCTTCTTTCACATGAAAAAATGTGAAGTTTCTGCCTAGTCCCAGAATTTGCAGAAGCAGGGTTGTTGAAGAAACAAGGAGGAACTCCATGAATATCATAGGAAAATCCCCAAACCGAGTCGATGCATACGACAAAGTGACGGGAAAAGCAAAATATACCCCCGATCTGGTCTCTCCCCATGCACTTCATGCAAAAGTACTGCATAGTACCATTGCAAATGGCTGGGTGAAGGAGTTTGACCTATCTGAGGCATGGAAGGTTGAAGGGGTTGTGGACATTGTCACCTGTTTTGATGTCCCCGACATTCAATTCCCTACTGCAGGGCACCCATGGTCGACTGAACCCAAACACCAGGATATTGCCGACCGTAAGTTGCTCAATGCAAGGGTTCGCTGCTATGCCGATGATATTGCAGCAGTTATTGCCGAAACTGAGATTGCTGCAGAAGAAGCAGTGAGAAAAATCAAGGTAACCTACGAAGAGTATGCTCCCATCCTCTCTATTGAAGATGCAATGAAGGAAGGGGCAACGGTAATCCACGAGGAGAAGCCAAACAACGTAGTGGTCCACTCTTCCTATGAGATCGGTTCCTTTGAAGAGTCCATTAAGGAAAAGGGCCTTATCAAAGTCGTAGGCGACTACGAGACCCCAATCGTAACCCACTGTCATATTGAACCTGCAAACTCGTTTGCATATGAGGAAGATGGCAAGATTGTCGTGGTAAGCTCCACCCAGATTCCCCATATCGTGCGTCGTGTTTGTTCCCAGGCCTTGGGAGTAGGATTTGGCAAGATTAGGATTGTGAAACCCTATATTGGTGGTGGATTCGGCAATAAGCAGGATGCGCTCACCGAACCCTTGAATGCATTCCTGACCACTCGTGTTGGTGGCCGACCGGTTATTTTGTCCTATACCAGGGAAGAGACCTTTGCCTGTACAAGAACAAGACACGCAATGAAGTTCCACATCGAGAGCTATATTCGTCCTGATGGGTCATTTGCTGCCAGAAGCATTGAAGCCTACTCCAACCAGGGAGCATATGCGAGCCATGCACACGCACTGGTTGCCAATGCAGTAAACGGATTCAGGATGATGTATCCGGTGGGGGCAATCAAGGGGGAAGCCTATACGGTCTACACCAACATGCCAACCGCTGGAGCAATGAGGGCCTACGGTATTCCCCAGATTGGGTTTGCCTTGGAAGCCCACGTGGATGATATCGTGGCCAAGACTGGTTTTGACTCAATCAAGATCCGTAAGCAGAATATGATGAAGCTTGGTTTTGTAGACCCGGTTACCACCATCACCTGTCACTCCACCGGCCTCGAAGAGTGTATCGACAAGGGAGAGAAATACCTCTCATACTCAAAGAAGCGCAAGGAGTACGAGAAGCAGGATGGTCCGATCAGGAAAGGAGTCGGCATGGCCATCTTCTGCTACAAGACCGGTGTCTATCCGATCAGCTTGGAGACCTCCGCGGTACGTATGCTGCTCAACCAGGATGGCTCTCTGCAGGTACAGATGGGAGCAACCGAGATCGGTCAGGGTGCTGATACTGTCTTTGCCATGATGGCCGCTGAAACCATCGGCCTAACGATGGACAAGATACACATGATCAGCAAGCAGGACACTGATGTCACTCCCTACGATACCGGTGCCTATGCCTCCCGACAGTCCTACGTATCTGGGTTGGCGGTTAAGAAAACTGCCGAAGCCTTCAAGAAAAAGCTGCTTGATTTTGCCGGTTTTATGCTGAAGTGTGATCCATGGGATCTGGATATCAAGGAAAACTACATAGTGCACACCAACAAGGATGAGCATTTGCTCTCGGTTGCAGATGTAGCCATTGAATCCTGCTACAGCCTGACAAACTCACAGCATATTGCTGCTGAGGAGACACACCACTGCACAGACAACACGTACTCCTTCGGAGTCTGTTTTGTCGAGGTAGAGGTGGATATCCCGATGTGTCAGGTAAAGGTTCTGGATATCATCAATGTCCATGACTCAGGAACCATTCTCAATCACCAGACTGCAAAGGGTCAGGTGCATGGTGGAATGAGCATGGGGCTTGGCTATGGATTGTATGAACGACATCTGTTCGACCCGAAGACAGGCCGGATGTACAACGACAATCTGCTTGACTACAAGCTGATGACTGCCCTCGATACCCCTGACCTCCACGCTGACTTTGTAGAGACCTATGACCCCACCGGTCCATACGGAAACAAGAGCCTCGGGGAACCTCCTACGATTCCCGTCGCCCCAGCCATCCGTAATGCAGTACTCAATGCAACCGGTGTTGCTGTAAATGCAATTCCGCTTCACCCCCAACGTCTGTTTGGTGCATTCACCGATGCGGGACTGATCAAATAAAGGAAGGAGCGCATGTATAACTTTAATAAACTCTATGAACCAACCTCTGTAGAGGAGGCCTTACGGCTTAAGAAGGAGCATCCTGAAGCTCTTATCCTTGCCGGAGGCAGTGATATCCTGATCAAGATCCGCGAAGGGAAGCTTGCAGGTTGTGATCTTATCAACATCTATATGCTCGAAGACCTGAGAGGCATCTGCTTGGAGGACGATGGTTCAATCCTTATCCGTCCACTGACCAGCTTCACCGATGTCTCCATGCATCCAGTGATCAGGGAACATGTTCCCGTCCTGGGAGATGCTGTTGACCAGATCGGCGGCCCCCAGATCAGGAATATCGGCACCATCGGTGGAAACATCTGCAACGGTGTCACTAGCGCCGACTCGGCAACCACCCTAAAAGCGTATGATGCAGTGCTGGAGCTGACCAGTCTGGATGGGATACGAATTCTTCCCTATGCAGAGTTCAATCTTGGACCAGGCAAGGTAGACCTTCGCCCAGGCGAGATCATGACTGGGATCCGTATCCCCAAAGAGAGCTACGAGAACACCTATGGCCACTACATCAAGTATGCGATGCGGCGAGCCATGGATATCGCGACTCTTGGGTGCTCAGTCAATGTAACATTAAACAAGAACAAGGACGCAATAGAAAGGCTCCGCATTGCCTTTGGAGTTGCAGCCCCCATTCCCATCCGCTCCACACAAGCAGAGGAGAGCGCCAAGGGACATGCCCTTGATGCGTCATTGCTCGACGCGGTAGCTGAGGGTGCACTTGCTGATGTCACTCCAAGAACCAGTTGGAGAGCCAGCAAGGAGTTCAGACTGCAGTTGGTAAAGGAGCTCGCAAGACGGGCAACCAAGGCGGCTGTAGAGAAAGCAGGAGGAACAATCAATGGCTAATAAAGATATCACCTGCACGGTCAATGGGAAGCAGAGAACCTTTACAGTGGATATTCGTTCATCTCTTTCCGATATGCTCCGTGGAAACGCTGGCTTGGACAGCATCAAACATGGCTGTGATGTAGGAGAATGTGGTGCTTGTACCGTTCTGATCAATGGAAAGCCGTTCAACTCCTGTATCTATATGGCTATCTGGGCTGAGGGAAAGGATATCCTGACCCTCGAGGGATTGAGTGACACCAAGGGAACGATCAGCGACATTCAGCAGGCCTTCATTGATGAAGGCGCTGTACAGTGTGGCTTCTGTACCCCGGGATTCATCATGTCTTCCATTCCCATCATCAACAAGGATACCCCCTCCACCAGGGAGGAGATCAGAAAGCAGGTAGCTGGCAACCTCTGCAGGTGCACCGGTTATGAGCATATTGTTGATGCAATTGAGAAAACGCAGAAGAAACGTATTGCAGAGAAGAAAAAGAACTAGAAATTCTCTTATTCTCATCACAAACGGGATTACCTAGAGGTAATCCCGTTTTTCTCTATGGATTGAAGAATTACATCTCTTTAACTTGTGAGTTCTTCACCTCATAGCCTAGTGCGCTGATTGCCTGCTCTATCTCTTTTGCAGCTATATAAGAATCATCGAAGTCTAGCTTTACTTTACTGGAGTTGAAGAGAACCTTCACACTCTCTTTCTGAACTCCTTGCAAAGATTTTGCAGCATTCTCTATTTTTTGCAGGCAAGACGGGCAGGTCAACGATTCCAACTGGATTGTTATTTTTTTCATGATTATCACTCCTCTTCTCGGTATGGTTTCTAGAGCATACCAAGAATTTTTCAAGTTGAAATTGATTCAAATCAACTTTCAACGTTCTTTTCGTTATCGATAGCGAAGCAGACGCATTCCATTGAGAATCACAATAAGAATACTCGCTTCGTGCACAAGCATACCAATGGACATGTTCATCCACTCACTGAAGAACACACTAAATAGCAGTACCAACACCACTCCTACGGCAATTGCAATATTCTGACGCATGTTGCTTGCTGTAGCTTTTGCCAATCCCAGAGCATGAGGCAGGCGACTGAAATCTGAATTCATCAATACAACATCCGATGTTTCAATTGCTACATCAGTGCCACTGCCCATGGCAATACCAATTCTAGCCAAAGCAAGGGAAGGGCTGTCGTTCACCCCGTCTCCGACGAAGGCAACAATTCGGCCCTCGTTTTGGAGTTTCTTTATGAAGGAGGCTTTATCTTCCGGCAACATATGTCCATGGGCCTCTGTTAAACCAAGCTGTTTTGCTACCAAATCCACCGTCCCTTGATTGTCCCCAGAAAGAACAACCAAATCCTTGACACCTAGCTTCTTGAGTTTAAGCAGATGATCTTTCACGCCCGGCCGTATCTGGTCCCGAATACCCATCAGTATCTGAAGGTCCCCGTCCACTGCTGTCAAAACCAGAGAGTTGCCGTTTGCTTCAAAACGGGAAATATCTGACCGCACCCTCTCAGGAATATTCACCTTGAGCTGTTCCATCAAGCTGACATTTCCAACTGCGATGTGATGGCCATCCACCTCAGCGGTGATTCCGCCTCCTGCAACGACATTGGTGTTTTGAACTCCATACATATCGGTTGAACCAAGATATTGGATGATCGCCTTTGCCAATGGATGATCGGACTCGTGTTCGATACTAGACAGATATGCCAGTGTTTTCTGCACATCAGAAACGTAATATTCACTATCTGCAACGGTAGGATTTCCCACTGTCAATGTACCGGTTTTGTCAAATACCAGGGTATCGATCCTACTGAAATCATGAATTACCTCACTGCCTTTCAGCAGTACCCCATGCCTTGCTCCATTGCCGATCCCGGCAACATTCGAAACAGGGACTCCGATTACCAGAGCTCCTGGACATCCAAGCACAAGAATCGTTATTGCCAGCTCGATATTCTGGGAGAACACCCAGACAAGAGCTGAGAGAACGAGTACAAGAGGAGTGTAATATTTTGAGAATCTGTCGATGAACCGTTCCGCCTCTGACTTTGAGTCCTGTGCCTCTTCAACCAGCTCAATGATTTTTCCAAAGGTGGTATCCTCTCCGACACGATCGGCTACGATTTGCATGGTTCCATTTTCAAGGATGGTCCCGGCAAACACCTGAGAGCCCTTCTTCTTGCCGACCGACACAGCTTCACCGGTGATGCTCGCTTCATTGATATACCCCTCCCCTGTCAGGACGGTACCATCTACAGGAACCTTTGCCCCGGTTTTGACAAGCAGCGTATCCCCAACATCGACATCGTCGACTGCAACTTCCTCAAACGCTCCGCTATGCAATAGTTTCAACGCACTCTCCGGAGCAAGTTCAGTCAACTCCTTGATCGCAGAACGAGTCTTGAGCAAGGTGCGTTGCTCAAGAAATGCGCCGAAGAGAAACAAGAAGGTGACAATCGCTGACTCCTCGAAGTTTCTGATGAGAAAAGCGCCAATGACCGCCAAAGTAACAAGTACATCGATACTGACAACTTTCACTTTCAATGCTTGATAGGCTTGGATTGCAATGGGAGCTGCACCCAGCACCGAAGCCACAACCAGTGCCCATATAGCCATGCGCTCTTGGTGAAACACCAGCTCACTGGTGAAACCGAATATGATTAGCAATGCACTCAGTACTGTTATATGGTTCTTTTTGCTCAGTATATATTTCTGCATCTAGTGCTCCTTACTCGTTGCGGTGATACGCTTCATCCAATTCTGACAATATCCGGTACACAGCCTCATAACTTTCACACACATCGTCGGGAATATGGTAATTATGTGTAATTGTTCGCAGAAGCGAGAACTCTTCTTCCAATTGAGGATGCTTTGATCTGGCTTGGTCCATCTTCAGTACCACTGCATCAAAAATTTTACGAACCTCATGAAATTCAGGGTGTCTTGGTCCGTGAACCCGGTCGACGATGGGAATATACTGATTCAAAACCTTGAGATGTTGTTTCCTTGCTTGAGCGAATGTAGCTGTATCTGACATTGTATCTACTCCTTCTCTATGACTGTTATGCAAGTAATGTAGCACCGATAAAGAAAAGGATAATTGATTAGAATCAACTTTGCACTCGATAAGGAAGGTTTAAAACTGTTACTGAGTATAGTCCCGCCCTTGATACACATCAGTCGTCACGATACGCTACCAAAAGCGAGGGATATCTATGCGTATAGCCATCTATGGTGCTGGATCACTGGGAACGGTTTTGGGAGCCTATCTGAATGATCAGGGAGTAGCTGTTGATCTCATCAGCAGAAACAAGGAACACATCAGAGAACTGCAGGAGAAAGGGGCTCAAATAGTGGGCAAACGCACTGCTACCATTGCTGTGACTGCCCTACTGCCTGAAGATATGAAGGAGCCATATGACCTCATCTTCCTGCTTACCAAGCAACTCGAGAACAGGCAAGTTGCTTCCTTCCTGAAACCCTTCCTCAAAGAGGACGGGATGCTCTGTACCATGCAGAACGGAATCCCTGAACCCACCTTGATGGAAATACTGGGAAATAATCGTGTCTGTGGCTGCACCATAGGCTGGGGTGCTACATTGATCAGGAGCGGGGTGGTAGAACTGACCAGTGATGAACAAACCTTCTCCTTTAACCTCGGCTTACCCGTTCCTGGAGAGGAAGCATGGCTTGAGAAAATCTCTTCCATCCTCACTGTAATGGGATCGGTCACGATTGAGCGCAATTTCATCGGAGCCCGTTGGTCGAAGCTTCTGATCAATGCCTCATTCAGTGGAACCGCTACAGCACTGGGCTGTACGTTTGGGGATGTTGCAGCAAACAGACAAGCAAGAAGGATAGCACAGAGGATTATCAAGGAGTGTATCGAGGTAGCCAAGGCATCTTCAGTAACCTTGGAACCAGTACAAGGGAAAGACATTACAGAGGCTTTTCGATTATACGAATTCTTTTAAGAAGTGGATCAGCTTCCATTTGATCCCCTTTGCGATCCGTAAGCATCGCCAGCTGAAACCGAGCATGCTCCAAGACATCGAGAGAGGAAAACCCTGTGAGGTAGATGCCATAAACGGAGTACTCAGCGAACAAGGAAAGAAATTGGGAATTCCTACTCCCATCAATGACCATGTGGTATCCATTATTCACCGCATCGAGGCCAAGGAGCTTCAACCATCAATGGAGAACCTGAAGGAGTTCATGCTTTAGAGGATACCAAGCAGCTTCCACCAGAGTGTTTCTACTACCACAGTGGTGAAATACACTACTGCAATCATGGGAACACCCAGTTTGATCGTCTCCCTCTGGGAGTATAGGCCATTCCCCTCTCCCTGCCCCACCAGCACATTCATGTGGTGGAAGGGCAAGATGTAGTGGCTTCCGATAACCGTATATGACCAGAACACAACCACCATTGGATTGATATCCAGGGGAGCAATATAGGCAAGCAGGGCGGGAATTGCTACCCCCATGACTGATAGTACGCTCCCAAGCACCATATGGACCACCAAGGTAAAGGTGGTAACGATGATCGCAAGCAAGAAGATATTGGAAGGAATGAACGAGGGAAGCACCACTTGAGCTATGTAGGCATTCATCCCGGTCTCAGCGCCTACCTTCCCGATCGCAGTTGCTGCACTGATGAAGATGAGAACCTGAATCGGCACTTCCTTGAAATGCTTAGGCTCCAGGACTTCCCCAATGATGGGTATGCTCATCAACACGGCAAGGAGGAAGGTAACCCAACCTATGGCAATCCCATGAAGGAAGTCCAGGGACCAAACCACAATGGCAATACAGAGCCAGGTCACCACTCGTACATCTTTCTTTGTGAAGGGTCCCAATGCTTGGGAGGCCTCGCTGATGGCAACCTTATTAAGG containing:
- the xdhC gene encoding xanthine dehydrogenase subunit XdhC yields the protein MANKDITCTVNGKQRTFTVDIRSSLSDMLRGNAGLDSIKHGCDVGECGACTVLINGKPFNSCIYMAIWAEGKDILTLEGLSDTKGTISDIQQAFIDEGAVQCGFCTPGFIMSSIPIINKDTPSTREEIRKQVAGNLCRCTGYEHIVDAIEKTQKKRIAEKKKN
- a CDS encoding heavy metal translocating P-type ATPase, whose translation is MQKYILSKKNHITVLSALLIIFGFTSELVFHQERMAIWALVVASVLGAAPIAIQAYQALKVKVVSIDVLVTLAVIGAFLIRNFEESAIVTFLFLFGAFLEQRTLLKTRSAIKELTELAPESALKLLHSGAFEEVAVDDVDVGDTLLVKTGAKVPVDGTVLTGEGYINEASITGEAVSVGKKKGSQVFAGTILENGTMQIVADRVGEDTTFGKIIELVEEAQDSKSEAERFIDRFSKYYTPLVLVLSALVWVFSQNIELAITILVLGCPGALVIGVPVSNVAGIGNGARHGVLLKGSEVIHDFSRIDTLVFDKTGTLTVGNPTVADSEYYVSDVQKTLAYLSSIEHESDHPLAKAIIQYLGSTDMYGVQNTNVVAGGGITAEVDGHHIAVGNVSLMEQLKVNIPERVRSDISRFEANGNSLVLTAVDGDLQILMGIRDQIRPGVKDHLLKLKKLGVKDLVVLSGDNQGTVDLVAKQLGLTEAHGHMLPEDKASFIKKLQNEGRIVAFVGDGVNDSPSLALARIGIAMGSGTDVAIETSDVVLMNSDFSRLPHALGLAKATASNMRQNIAIAVGVVLVLLFSVFFSEWMNMSIGMLVHEASILIVILNGMRLLRYR
- a CDS encoding ketopantoate reductase C-terminal domain-containing protein, which gives rise to MIPFAIRKHRQLKPSMLQDIERGKPCEVDAINGVLSEQGKKLGIPTPINDHVVSIIHRIEAKELQPSMENLKEFML
- a CDS encoding cation transporter; the encoded protein is MKKITIQLESLTCPSCLQKIENAAKSLQGVQKESVKVLFNSSKVKLDFDDSYIAAKEIEQAISALGYEVKNSQVKEM
- the xdhA gene encoding xanthine dehydrogenase subunit XdhA — protein: MNIIGKSPNRVDAYDKVTGKAKYTPDLVSPHALHAKVLHSTIANGWVKEFDLSEAWKVEGVVDIVTCFDVPDIQFPTAGHPWSTEPKHQDIADRKLLNARVRCYADDIAAVIAETEIAAEEAVRKIKVTYEEYAPILSIEDAMKEGATVIHEEKPNNVVVHSSYEIGSFEESIKEKGLIKVVGDYETPIVTHCHIEPANSFAYEEDGKIVVVSSTQIPHIVRRVCSQALGVGFGKIRIVKPYIGGGFGNKQDALTEPLNAFLTTRVGGRPVILSYTREETFACTRTRHAMKFHIESYIRPDGSFAARSIEAYSNQGAYASHAHALVANAVNGFRMMYPVGAIKGEAYTVYTNMPTAGAMRAYGIPQIGFALEAHVDDIVAKTGFDSIKIRKQNMMKLGFVDPVTTITCHSTGLEECIDKGEKYLSYSKKRKEYEKQDGPIRKGVGMAIFCYKTGVYPISLETSAVRMLLNQDGSLQVQMGATEIGQGADTVFAMMAAETIGLTMDKIHMISKQDTDVTPYDTGAYASRQSYVSGLAVKKTAEAFKKKLLDFAGFMLKCDPWDLDIKENYIVHTNKDEHLLSVADVAIESCYSLTNSQHIAAEETHHCTDNTYSFGVCFVEVEVDIPMCQVKVLDIINVHDSGTILNHQTAKGQVHGGMSMGLGYGLYERHLFDPKTGRMYNDNLLDYKLMTALDTPDLHADFVETYDPTGPYGNKSLGEPPTIPVAPAIRNAVLNATGVAVNAIPLHPQRLFGAFTDAGLIK
- a CDS encoding chitobiase/beta-hexosaminidase C-terminal domain-containing protein, which produces MKEKSTHYIVCIGLILLLLASLAGCKKDPGNNPGEEEQEDVTVFSLARAPDGESSFRAGTYEDSEKSITSRWLAASQTDSGFTSITPDSLKVAYRYIALIPDTTVQKIGEKGIYGRGRYDAMNAWSTDYISEYESGPMKKLPGFNTSHYPEVMPTEDDMLEFSVYVDDDTPVTKQEVKEGSFVIFDGSNDTPSDVTDDTLAVFDLKDTSFKVDVDDLPPEGVLFTGIAYELVYYEAELSGFGTIRLYYNDYGQCKAGDFMVNEAGDSPDKGWQWAYLKHGDGPDSWDGSAVPTVSDGGYDDYDTDTEAEPNPEVEYKGYFPISGTGIAAKNHSSGLIPTFVNLESTGDEWPIVTNPDPKDPFLLNQGKHPESSVACIYWSVSQGIFNTPQGDSQPEPYNHPHIEEIADPGGFGTYNASNPIASTPIKSGGTIKNNDHASIIYYEVDDHLGAGDMSSVLYSSTRRDPATVIDRTTMREMFGVYAYDSGLVSNIYDDTPFVQRWIANAGSGSYTNYFPTLLELSMGRICVVASRRPADPTGRSQQGYVYDPPPSNTPDALEMSIVEVAITLQIDVAFGYGEDCGGRSWGSEATIGASDFEKRFMSFAPKLGTTDYGGWGTDPNGPVPSQRGFYGSRSDEHGLETELSFRQNHFAIDVHNVAYRDVYALPPILDNPSPEEGPFTGETHVSISWNGDEVSVYYTTDGSDPTNNSTLYTDAIPVSSNTIIKAIAYQTGKQFPSMIVEAFYEVSGAQRCSVPVEVQAVPVAAAGKPAFVLLFKDQELDLARSFSPVSCTQVNVDQNKVSASLKEVLAGTYYLLVVVDMDRSDSLTEGDLVYPSTVANQVVNLHSVQVPSTAVVSLSGASYTVPARTLERSLAAD
- a CDS encoding 2-dehydropantoate 2-reductase N-terminal domain-containing protein is translated as MRIAIYGAGSLGTVLGAYLNDQGVAVDLISRNKEHIRELQEKGAQIVGKRTATIAVTALLPEDMKEPYDLIFLLTKQLENRQVASFLKPFLKEDGMLCTMQNGIPEPTLMEILGNNRVCGCTIGWGATLIRSGVVELTSDEQTFSFNLGLPVPGEEAWLEKISSILTVMGSVTIERNFIGARWSKLLINASFSGTATALGCTFGDVAANRQARRIAQRIIKECIEVAKASSVTLEPVQGKDITEAFRLYEFF
- the xdhB gene encoding xanthine dehydrogenase subunit XdhB — translated: MYNFNKLYEPTSVEEALRLKKEHPEALILAGGSDILIKIREGKLAGCDLINIYMLEDLRGICLEDDGSILIRPLTSFTDVSMHPVIREHVPVLGDAVDQIGGPQIRNIGTIGGNICNGVTSADSATTLKAYDAVLELTSLDGIRILPYAEFNLGPGKVDLRPGEIMTGIRIPKESYENTYGHYIKYAMRRAMDIATLGCSVNVTLNKNKDAIERLRIAFGVAAPIPIRSTQAEESAKGHALDASLLDAVAEGALADVTPRTSWRASKEFRLQLVKELARRATKAAVEKAGGTING